In Methylococcus geothermalis, one genomic interval encodes:
- a CDS encoding enoyl-ACP reductase FabI, with protein MGFMQDKRVLIVGVASNRSIAWGIAEAMKAQGAEIAFTYQNEKLKERVEKLAAECGSSIVLPCDVSSDTEIDQLFTDLAKHWDGLDCIVHSVAFAPREALEGSYIDAVTRENFRIAHDISSYSFTALAKAGRAMMAGRNGSLLTLSYLGAERAVPNYNVMGVAKASLEANVRYLAYSLGPEGTRVNAVSAGAIRTLAASGIANFREMLAKAEQASPLRKNVTIEEVGNAAAFLCSDLASGITGEILYVDAGYNFVGLSSF; from the coding sequence ATGGGCTTCATGCAAGACAAGCGCGTACTCATCGTCGGCGTCGCCAGCAACCGTTCCATCGCCTGGGGCATCGCCGAAGCGATGAAAGCGCAAGGCGCGGAGATCGCTTTCACCTACCAGAACGAAAAGCTCAAGGAACGCGTGGAAAAGCTGGCCGCCGAATGCGGCTCCTCCATCGTCCTGCCTTGCGATGTCTCCAGCGACACCGAAATCGACCAGTTGTTCACCGATCTAGCCAAGCACTGGGACGGCCTCGACTGCATCGTCCACTCGGTGGCCTTCGCCCCCCGCGAAGCCCTGGAAGGCTCCTACATCGACGCCGTCACCCGCGAGAACTTCCGCATCGCCCACGACATCAGCTCCTACAGTTTCACCGCCCTGGCCAAGGCCGGCCGGGCGATGATGGCCGGCCGCAACGGCTCTTTGCTCACCCTGTCGTACTTGGGCGCCGAACGCGCCGTCCCCAACTACAACGTGATGGGCGTCGCCAAAGCCAGTCTGGAAGCCAACGTCCGCTATCTGGCCTATTCGCTGGGACCGGAAGGCACCCGGGTGAACGCCGTGTCCGCCGGCGCCATCCGGACGCTGGCCGCCTCCGGCATCGCCAACTTCCGGGAAATGCTGGCGAAGGCCGAACAGGCCTCGCCGCTGCGAAAGAACGTCACCATCGAAGAAGTCGGCAACGCCGCCGCCTTCCTCTGCTCGGATCTCGCCTCCGGCATCACCGGCGAGATTCTCTATGTAGATGCCGGCTACAACTTCGTCGGCTTGTCGAGCTTTTGA
- a CDS encoding ABC transporter substrate-binding protein yields the protein MSTGSNELGFGLMLAAALALAGCEGPLNSPYPAADAERNILYSSFSERPKHLDPARAYSSDESLIIGQIYEPLLQYHYLKRPYVLEPATAEALPEIRYLDASGKVLPAGAPDSAIAYSEYDFRLKPGIRFQPHPAFARGAGGEYLYHHLRPEQFAGIRTLADFRETGTRELTAEDYAYQIKRLLHPALHSPIAELMKEHIVGFKALGDALERDYFAAPKGRFFDLRPYAVEGVQVPDSHRLVIRLYGKYPQFRFWLAMTFFAPMPWEADAFYAQPGLIEKNITLDWYPVGSGPYLLAENNPNRRMVLERNPYFHEDRYPAEGDPEDGPNGLLADAGRLLPLVDRVVMNLEKETIPYWNKFLQGYYDYSGIASDNFDQAVQFGSSGSPELTPEMLEKGIRLETSVAASDYYLGFNLRDPVVGGLDEAHCKLRQALSIAMDYEEFISIFMNGRGVAAQGVLPPGIYGYQEGEKGINPYVYDWVDGVPRRKSIETARRLLAEAGYPNGVDAATGKPLVLYLDLSTHGADDKPLLAWYRKQLEKLGVQLVFRATDYNQFQQKMAAGNAQIYQWGWNADYPDPENFFFLLYGRNAKVPNGGENASNYVSEEFDRLFERMRNLDDGPERLRLIEALQEKVRHDAPWIFGLHPKSFSLHHAWYGNLKPHLMANNKLKYMKIDARQRAARRAAWNRPVWWPLLAGFALLLAAVVPAYRHYRQRQRAAAR from the coding sequence GTGAGTACCGGATCGAACGAACTCGGGTTTGGCCTGATGCTGGCCGCTGCCCTCGCGCTGGCGGGCTGCGAGGGGCCGCTCAACAGTCCCTACCCGGCGGCCGATGCCGAGCGCAACATCCTGTATTCCTCGTTTTCCGAACGCCCGAAGCACCTCGACCCCGCGCGCGCTTACAGCTCCGACGAAAGTCTCATCATCGGCCAGATCTACGAGCCGCTGCTGCAGTACCACTACCTCAAGCGCCCTTATGTCCTGGAGCCAGCGACCGCCGAGGCGCTGCCGGAGATCCGCTATCTCGATGCCAGCGGAAAGGTGCTGCCGGCCGGGGCGCCGGATTCGGCGATCGCCTACAGTGAGTACGATTTCCGCCTCAAGCCGGGCATCCGTTTCCAGCCGCATCCGGCGTTCGCCCGCGGCGCCGGGGGTGAATACCTCTATCATCATCTGAGGCCCGAGCAGTTCGCCGGCATCCGCACCCTGGCGGATTTCCGCGAAACCGGTACGCGCGAGCTGACGGCGGAGGACTATGCCTACCAGATCAAGCGCCTGCTGCATCCGGCGCTGCATTCGCCGATCGCCGAGCTGATGAAGGAGCATATCGTCGGCTTCAAAGCGCTGGGCGATGCCCTGGAGCGGGACTATTTCGCAGCTCCCAAGGGCCGCTTCTTCGATCTGCGGCCCTACGCCGTGGAGGGCGTCCAGGTCCCTGACAGCCATCGCCTGGTGATCCGGCTGTACGGCAAATATCCGCAGTTCCGCTTCTGGCTGGCGATGACCTTCTTCGCCCCGATGCCCTGGGAAGCCGACGCCTTCTATGCCCAGCCGGGGCTGATCGAGAAGAACATCACCCTGGACTGGTATCCGGTGGGCTCGGGTCCCTACCTGCTGGCGGAGAACAACCCCAACCGCCGGATGGTGCTGGAGCGCAATCCTTACTTCCATGAGGACCGCTATCCGGCGGAAGGCGATCCCGAGGACGGACCGAACGGACTGCTGGCCGATGCGGGCAGGCTTTTGCCCCTGGTAGACCGGGTGGTGATGAATCTGGAGAAGGAAACGATCCCCTATTGGAACAAGTTCCTGCAGGGTTATTACGACTATTCCGGCATCGCCTCGGACAACTTCGACCAGGCGGTGCAATTCGGCAGCTCAGGCAGCCCGGAGCTGACGCCGGAAATGCTGGAGAAGGGCATCCGGCTGGAAACGTCCGTGGCGGCCTCCGATTACTATCTGGGCTTCAACCTGCGCGACCCGGTGGTCGGCGGGCTGGACGAGGCGCACTGCAAGCTGCGCCAAGCGCTCAGCATCGCCATGGACTACGAGGAATTCATCTCGATCTTCATGAACGGGCGCGGCGTGGCGGCGCAGGGCGTGCTGCCGCCGGGCATCTACGGCTACCAGGAGGGCGAGAAGGGTATCAACCCTTACGTCTACGACTGGGTGGACGGGGTTCCGCGGAGGAAGAGCATCGAGACCGCCCGCCGCTTGCTGGCCGAGGCCGGCTATCCCAACGGCGTCGACGCCGCGACCGGCAAGCCTTTGGTGCTCTATCTCGATCTTTCCACCCACGGGGCCGACGACAAGCCGCTGCTCGCCTGGTATCGCAAGCAACTGGAAAAGCTCGGTGTGCAGCTGGTGTTCCGGGCCACCGATTACAACCAGTTCCAGCAGAAGATGGCGGCGGGCAATGCCCAGATCTACCAATGGGGCTGGAATGCCGATTATCCGGATCCGGAGAATTTCTTCTTCCTGCTGTACGGGCGCAATGCCAAGGTGCCGAACGGCGGCGAAAATGCCTCGAACTATGTCAGCGAGGAATTCGACCGCTTGTTCGAGCGGATGCGGAATCTGGACGACGGCCCCGAGCGCTTGAGGCTGATCGAGGCCCTGCAGGAGAAGGTCCGGCACGATGCGCCCTGGATCTTCGGGCTGCATCCCAAGAGTTTCTCGCTGCATCACGCCTGGTACGGCAATCTCAAGCCCCATCTGATGGCCAACAACAAGCTCAAGTACATGAAGATCGATGCCCGACAGCGCGCGGCCCGGCGCGCCGCGTGGAACCGGCCGGTGTGGTGGCCGCTGCTGGCGGGCTTCGCGCTGCTGCTCGCGGCAGTCGTCCCGGCTTACCGGCACTACCGGCAGCGGCAGAGGGCTGCCGCGCGATGA
- a CDS encoding ABC transporter permease, whose protein sequence is MTAYLIRRALYALPLLLGVNVLTFVLFFVVNSPDDMARMHLGQKHVTQEAIDLWKHERGYDLPQLWNGEAEGVGKLTETIFYQKSVGLFLFRFGRSDSGRDIGADIAQRAWPSLAFAVPALIFGLLVHITLAVGLVFFRLTYLEFWGVAACVAMLSISSLFYIIGGQYLLGKLLLLVPISGYDGGWNAVKFLILPVVISVVAGTGSGVRWYRTLFLEEVERDYVRTARAKGLSETRVLFTHVLRNALIPILTGVVVILPSLFIGSLITESFFAIPGLGSYTIDAIAQQDFAIVRAMVFLGSALYILGLVLTDISYTLADPRVRLN, encoded by the coding sequence ATGACGGCCTATCTGATCCGGCGGGCGCTGTACGCGCTGCCCTTGCTGCTCGGGGTGAATGTCCTCACCTTCGTGCTGTTCTTCGTGGTCAACAGTCCCGACGACATGGCCCGCATGCATCTGGGCCAGAAGCACGTGACCCAGGAGGCGATCGATCTGTGGAAGCACGAGCGGGGCTACGATCTGCCGCAGCTCTGGAACGGCGAGGCCGAAGGGGTCGGTAAACTGACCGAGACCATCTTCTACCAGAAATCGGTGGGGCTGTTCCTGTTCCGCTTCGGCCGCTCCGACAGCGGGCGCGACATCGGCGCGGACATCGCCCAGCGGGCTTGGCCTTCGCTGGCCTTCGCCGTACCCGCCCTGATCTTCGGGCTCCTGGTCCACATCACCCTGGCGGTCGGGCTGGTCTTCTTTCGGCTGACCTACCTGGAATTCTGGGGCGTCGCGGCCTGCGTGGCGATGCTGTCGATCTCCTCGCTGTTCTACATCATCGGCGGTCAGTACCTTTTGGGGAAGCTCTTGCTGCTGGTGCCGATTTCCGGCTACGACGGCGGCTGGAACGCCGTGAAATTCCTGATCCTGCCGGTGGTCATCAGCGTGGTGGCGGGCACCGGTTCCGGCGTGCGCTGGTACAGGACGCTGTTCCTGGAAGAAGTCGAGCGCGACTACGTCCGTACCGCCCGCGCCAAGGGACTCTCGGAAACCCGGGTGCTGTTCACCCATGTGCTGCGCAATGCGCTGATACCGATCCTCACCGGCGTCGTGGTCATCTTGCCTTCGCTGTTCATCGGCAGCCTCATCACCGAATCGTTCTTCGCCATTCCGGGCCTGGGCAGCTACACCATCGACGCCATCGCCCAGCAGGATTTCGCCATCGTCCGCGCCATGGTGTTCCTGGGCTCGGCGCTGTACATCCTGGGGCTGGTGTTGACCGACATTTCCTACACCCTGGCCGATCCGCGCGTGCGCCTCAACTGA
- a CDS encoding ABC transporter permease — protein MLTLFWTDALFLLLLAMLGGLIWQTRRHEHLRRPWRKVARSRSAMISAVILVVYLLIAVLDSIHFLPRDGEGGARFKTEPVSALDWCLTPLRTRVEKTYSAPLAVHGYARENLRLPDGSTRWDYPRLKYGGAQLKDPARSWLGDVLRTGLKGAADGFGLGTILGLGIVALIARVRGLPFSLVGGEVLSGQSEIPWRAMLGTVIALCVGGGVLAELSLKYHVFGTDKVGEDVLYQSLKSIRTGILIGTLTTFVTLPLSLLLGILAGYFRGWVDDVIQYVYTTLNSIPGVLLIAAVILLTQVYMAKHEDDFASLALRADLRLLFLCLILGITSWTGLCRLLRAETLKLREMEYVQAARALGVRQGTILLRHILPNVFHIVLISVALDFSSLVLAEAVLSYVNIGVDPTTDSWGNMINGARLEMAREPPVWWSLTAAFAFMFALVLAANLFADAVRDAFDPRRAD, from the coding sequence ATGCTGACCCTGTTCTGGACCGACGCTTTATTTCTGCTGCTGCTCGCCATGTTGGGCGGGTTGATCTGGCAGACCCGCAGGCACGAACATCTGCGCCGGCCTTGGCGCAAGGTTGCCCGGAGCCGCAGCGCGATGATCTCGGCGGTGATCCTGGTGGTATACCTGCTGATCGCAGTGCTCGATTCGATCCATTTCCTGCCGCGAGACGGGGAGGGCGGGGCTCGTTTCAAGACCGAACCGGTCAGCGCGCTGGACTGGTGTTTGACGCCGCTGCGGACACGGGTGGAGAAGACCTATTCGGCGCCCCTTGCCGTACATGGCTATGCCAGGGAAAACCTCCGCTTGCCCGACGGCAGTACCCGCTGGGACTATCCGCGCCTCAAGTACGGCGGCGCCCAGCTGAAAGACCCGGCGCGGAGCTGGCTGGGCGACGTGCTGCGGACCGGCCTCAAGGGCGCGGCCGACGGTTTCGGCTTAGGGACCATCCTCGGCTTAGGGATAGTGGCTTTGATCGCCCGTGTGCGGGGCCTGCCGTTTTCCCTGGTCGGCGGCGAAGTGCTGTCGGGCCAGAGCGAGATTCCCTGGCGCGCCATGCTGGGCACCGTCATCGCGCTGTGCGTCGGCGGCGGTGTGCTGGCAGAACTGAGCCTGAAATACCATGTGTTCGGCACCGATAAAGTCGGCGAAGACGTGCTTTACCAAAGCCTCAAGAGCATCCGCACCGGCATTTTGATCGGCACGCTGACCACCTTCGTGACCCTGCCGCTGTCGCTGCTGCTCGGCATACTCGCCGGCTATTTCCGAGGCTGGGTGGACGACGTGATCCAGTACGTCTACACCACCCTGAACTCGATTCCCGGCGTGCTGCTGATCGCGGCCGTGATTCTGCTAACTCAGGTCTACATGGCCAAGCACGAGGACGATTTCGCCAGCTTGGCGCTGCGCGCCGATCTGCGCCTGTTGTTCCTCTGCCTGATCCTCGGGATCACGAGCTGGACCGGGCTGTGCCGGTTACTGCGCGCCGAGACCCTGAAGCTGCGCGAGATGGAATACGTCCAGGCCGCGCGGGCGCTGGGCGTGCGGCAGGGGACGATCCTGTTGCGCCACATCCTGCCCAATGTGTTTCATATCGTGCTGATCTCGGTGGCGCTGGATTTCAGCTCGCTGGTGCTGGCCGAGGCCGTGCTGTCCTATGTCAACATCGGCGTCGACCCGACCACCGATTCCTGGGGCAATATGATCAACGGCGCCCGCCTGGAAATGGCCCGCGAGCCGCCCGTGTGGTGGTCGCTCACCGCCGCTTTCGCCTTCATGTTCGCCTTGGTGCTGGCGGCCAATCTGTTCGCCGACGCAGTGCGCGACGCCTTTGATCCACGCCGCGCCGACTGA
- the serB gene encoding phosphoserine phosphatase SerB: MYRTLIHSACLADAQAERILAAIPGRLEPRDTHWLLRHDRPAERDAIEALRTSLRLDINPLPPGFDGAAVGLLVTDMDSTLIAIECIDEIADRAGQRRAVAAITEAAMNGELDFAQALQRRVALLEGLPVSVLEAVYDEKVALNPGAEALVAACRRRGVRIALVSGGFDFFVDRLKDELGLDFALANRLEARDGRLTGRIEGPICGGVEKAGFLLSLCGRLGLVPETCIGLGDGANDAKLLGVAGLGVGYRPKPVLRAIADAVIEYADLAAVADFLEDTR, encoded by the coding sequence GTGTACCGAACCCTGATCCATAGCGCCTGCCTTGCCGATGCGCAGGCCGAGCGAATCCTGGCCGCCATTCCCGGCCGGCTCGAACCGCGGGATACCCACTGGCTGCTGCGCCATGACCGGCCGGCGGAACGCGACGCCATCGAGGCTCTGCGCACATCGCTCCGGCTGGACATCAATCCACTGCCGCCAGGCTTCGACGGCGCTGCCGTCGGCTTGCTGGTCACCGACATGGATTCCACCCTGATCGCCATCGAGTGCATCGACGAAATCGCCGACCGCGCCGGTCAGCGCCGGGCGGTGGCGGCGATCACCGAAGCCGCGATGAACGGTGAACTGGATTTCGCCCAGGCCCTGCAGCGCCGGGTTGCCCTGCTGGAAGGTTTGCCGGTGTCGGTGCTGGAGGCGGTCTACGACGAGAAGGTGGCGCTGAATCCGGGCGCCGAGGCGCTGGTCGCTGCCTGCCGCCGGCGCGGCGTCCGCATCGCCCTGGTCTCGGGCGGCTTCGATTTCTTCGTCGACCGGTTGAAGGACGAGCTGGGACTGGATTTCGCCCTCGCCAACCGGCTGGAAGCCAGGGATGGCCGCTTGACCGGCCGCATCGAGGGGCCGATCTGCGGCGGGGTGGAGAAAGCCGGCTTCCTCCTCAGCTTGTGCGGCCGGCTCGGCCTCGTGCCGGAAACCTGCATCGGCCTGGGCGACGGCGCCAATGACGCCAAGCTGCTCGGCGTGGCGGGATTGGGTGTGGGATACCGCCCTAAGCCGGTCCTGCGGGCCATCGCGGACGCGGTGATCGAATACGCCGACCTGGCGGCCGTCGCCGATTTTCTGGAAGACACGCGATGA
- a CDS encoding ABC transporter ATP-binding protein, which yields MSGPLLQVENLKAGFVQGGQMTKAVGGVSFAINRGETFALVGESGSGKSVTALSVLRLLPQNGRIIDGKVSLRGRNLFALPEMMMNSVRGRRIGTIFQDPQSSLNPVMSVGQQVGEVLRLHKRFNGGALKARVIELLGLVGLPRPEQHFAEYPHQLSGGMRQRVMIAIALAGEPDLLIADEPTTALDVTVQAQILELLKRLQRETGMALWLITHDLGIVHDMADRIAVMRNGLIVEEASRDDFFKQPEHPYSRQLLEALPKLSHCIGREPVPQGGHPLLAVSDFKVHYPVRKGLFQRVVDRVRAVDGVSFSLQPGETLALVGESGCGKTTLGKGILNLIETSGGKVEFDGIDITAARGEQRRALCRAMQIVFQDPYAAMNPRMIVGDIIEEGMQAVNLGLSAKQRRARVESLLESVGLNPESRLRYPHEFSGGQRQRICIARALAVEPRLIICDEPTSALDVSVQVQILALLKELREKQRLSYLFITHDLGVVADIAHRVAVMYRGKIVEMGPTEQVLLRPGHPYTRALLEALPGLRKAS from the coding sequence ATGAGCGGCCCATTGCTGCAGGTCGAGAATCTCAAGGCCGGCTTCGTCCAGGGCGGGCAGATGACCAAGGCCGTCGGTGGCGTGTCCTTCGCCATCAACCGGGGCGAAACCTTCGCTCTGGTCGGCGAATCCGGTTCCGGCAAGTCGGTGACGGCGCTCTCGGTGCTGCGCCTGCTGCCGCAGAACGGCAGGATCATCGATGGCAAGGTCAGCCTCAGAGGCCGCAATTTGTTCGCTTTGCCGGAGATGATGATGAATTCGGTGCGCGGGCGCCGCATCGGCACCATCTTCCAGGACCCTCAGAGCTCCCTCAATCCAGTGATGAGCGTCGGCCAGCAGGTCGGCGAAGTGCTGCGGCTGCACAAACGGTTCAACGGCGGCGCCCTCAAGGCGCGGGTGATCGAATTGCTGGGCCTGGTCGGTCTGCCCCGGCCCGAACAGCATTTCGCCGAATATCCGCACCAGCTTTCCGGCGGCATGCGCCAGCGCGTGATGATCGCCATCGCCCTGGCGGGCGAGCCGGACCTCCTGATCGCCGACGAGCCGACCACGGCACTGGACGTCACGGTACAGGCGCAGATCCTCGAACTGCTCAAGCGCCTGCAGCGGGAAACCGGCATGGCGCTGTGGCTGATCACCCATGATCTCGGCATCGTGCACGATATGGCCGACCGCATCGCGGTGATGCGCAACGGCTTGATCGTGGAGGAGGCCAGCCGGGACGATTTCTTCAAACAGCCCGAGCATCCCTACAGCCGCCAATTGCTCGAAGCCCTGCCCAAGCTGAGCCATTGCATCGGGCGCGAACCGGTGCCGCAAGGGGGGCATCCCTTGCTGGCGGTCAGCGACTTCAAGGTGCACTACCCGGTCCGCAAGGGCCTGTTCCAGCGCGTCGTCGACCGGGTGCGGGCGGTGGACGGCGTGTCCTTCAGTCTGCAGCCGGGCGAAACCCTGGCCCTGGTCGGCGAATCCGGCTGCGGCAAGACCACCCTGGGCAAGGGCATCCTCAACCTGATCGAGACCTCCGGCGGGAAGGTCGAATTCGACGGCATCGACATCACCGCCGCCCGCGGCGAGCAGCGCCGGGCGCTGTGCCGCGCCATGCAGATCGTGTTCCAGGACCCTTATGCGGCGATGAATCCCCGCATGATCGTGGGCGACATCATCGAAGAGGGCATGCAGGCGGTGAACCTGGGCCTGAGCGCCAAGCAGCGCCGCGCCCGCGTCGAATCCCTGCTGGAGTCGGTCGGACTGAACCCGGAAAGCCGGCTGCGCTATCCCCATGAATTCTCCGGCGGTCAGCGCCAGCGCATCTGCATCGCCCGCGCCCTGGCGGTCGAGCCGCGCCTCATCATCTGCGACGAGCCCACCAGCGCGCTGGACGTCTCGGTCCAGGTGCAGATTTTGGCCCTGCTCAAAGAACTCCGGGAAAAGCAGAGGCTCAGCTACCTCTTCATCACCCACGATCTGGGCGTGGTCGCCGACATCGCCCACCGGGTCGCCGTCATGTACCGCGGCAAGATCGTCGAAATGGGACCTACCGAACAGGTGCTGCTGCGGCCCGGGCACCCTTACACTCGTGCGTTGCTCGAGGCATTGCCGGGACTGCGCAAGGCTTCGTAG
- a CDS encoding YkvA family protein has protein sequence MLTGLRSRTRRLKAETLALYLASRHPATPWYAKLLVAFIVAYAFSPIDLIPDFVPVLGYLDDLVLIPLGILLAIRLVPAEVLAECRAKAAEMAENGRPVSRTAGCVIAGVWVALAVLGMFWVSTPLKNRLDF, from the coding sequence ATGTTGACCGGTCTTAGATCCCGGACCCGCCGACTCAAGGCGGAAACCCTCGCGCTCTACCTAGCATCGCGCCATCCGGCGACGCCCTGGTATGCGAAGCTCCTGGTCGCATTCATCGTGGCCTATGCCTTCAGCCCGATCGATCTGATTCCGGATTTCGTTCCCGTCCTCGGCTATCTGGACGATCTGGTGCTCATCCCCTTGGGCATCCTGCTGGCCATCAGGCTGGTGCCTGCGGAGGTCCTGGCCGAATGCCGGGCCAAGGCGGCGGAGATGGCGGAGAATGGCAGGCCGGTGAGCCGTACCGCCGGATGCGTGATCGCCGGTGTCTGGGTGGCGCTCGCTGTGCTGGGGATGTTCTGGGTATCGACGCCGTTAAAAAACCGCTTGGATTTTTAG
- a CDS encoding c-type cytochrome — protein MLALAAGAVHAGDVAAGKAKYESCVECHGRGKEDAAPNVPSLAGKDATYIRKVLNTYKRCRPDDWLPPCGGSEERIQPFGWEHRSKDSDSMREIASELSDTDIDNIAAYIATLRKP, from the coding sequence GTGCTGGCACTCGCAGCGGGCGCAGTCCATGCGGGCGATGTCGCAGCCGGCAAGGCGAAATATGAGAGTTGTGTCGAGTGCCACGGACGGGGGAAGGAGGACGCCGCCCCCAATGTTCCCAGCCTGGCCGGAAAAGATGCGACTTACATCAGGAAAGTGCTGAACACCTACAAGCGATGCCGCCCGGACGACTGGCTCCCTCCTTGCGGCGGTTCTGAGGAACGCATCCAGCCGTTCGGTTGGGAGCACCGCTCCAAGGACAGCGATTCGATGCGGGAGATCGCGTCGGAACTCAGTGACACCGACATCGACAACATCGCGGCCTACATCGCGACACTCCGGAAACCTTGA
- a CDS encoding DUF2341 domain-containing protein, with the protein MKTSRLIVLACLVMVPAIALSWWNDDWRSRKQISVDASVTGADTRDLVVDFPLLIRLHTGNFSYFGELAEGGKDLRFMADDKTPLKFHLEKLDPINEMALIWVKVPSVPGQSASESFWMYYGNEEAPDGSDAKGTYDVSQSLVFHFDEKNPVPQDVTAYGNHAAKSAAAPEPAGWIGAAARFAGTGGIQINPSPSLQLEPAKGWTFSSWIKIEPGASEGYVFRAAEGESHAMELLLRGGMLVARYVAAGKAAETTPVAIQAPDRWQHVAFVLRPDKLELYLNGESVAQVAAVPSAMNPSIVLGGAAAGGFLTGLLDEVQVSNTARSAEWIKLSARSQSQDFSVVSFGQDEGKSGAGEVSSFVVIIQNVTLDGWVVIALTGVMFVVSVLVMIIKAVVISKIKKDNKAFLTQYEALSPDADPGQLDREETEDEKELADSEFLSALVGKHDHYQSSPLYHIYHAGIREVKKRLGSSSRPLTPEALHVVRVKLDSIVVRESQRLNSKMVLLTIAIAGGPFLGLLGTVVGVMITFAVIAATGDVNINSIAPGIAAALLATVAGLAVAIPSLFAYNYLLTQIKDIIADMRVFSDEFLAMLSERVADRYREASS; encoded by the coding sequence ATGAAGACTTCGAGGTTGATCGTATTGGCATGCCTGGTCATGGTGCCGGCCATCGCGCTGTCCTGGTGGAACGACGACTGGCGGTCCAGAAAGCAGATTTCCGTGGATGCCAGCGTCACCGGTGCGGATACCCGCGACCTGGTGGTCGACTTCCCGCTCCTGATTCGCCTGCATACGGGCAATTTCAGCTATTTTGGCGAACTGGCCGAGGGTGGGAAAGATCTCCGCTTCATGGCGGACGACAAGACGCCGCTCAAGTTCCATCTCGAGAAACTCGATCCGATCAACGAAATGGCGCTGATCTGGGTCAAGGTGCCGAGCGTGCCTGGCCAGTCGGCCAGCGAGTCGTTCTGGATGTACTACGGCAACGAGGAAGCTCCCGATGGCAGCGATGCGAAAGGAACCTACGACGTCAGCCAGAGTTTGGTCTTCCATTTCGACGAAAAGAATCCGGTGCCCCAGGATGTTACGGCCTACGGCAACCATGCGGCCAAGTCCGCGGCCGCGCCCGAACCGGCGGGATGGATAGGGGCTGCCGCCCGGTTTGCCGGAACGGGAGGCATCCAGATCAATCCATCGCCGTCGCTGCAACTGGAACCGGCGAAAGGCTGGACCTTTTCGAGCTGGATCAAGATCGAGCCCGGCGCTTCCGAAGGCTATGTGTTCCGTGCGGCCGAAGGCGAGTCCCACGCCATGGAATTGCTGCTGCGCGGCGGGATGCTGGTGGCGCGTTATGTCGCCGCCGGCAAGGCGGCCGAGACGACGCCGGTGGCGATCCAGGCACCGGACCGCTGGCAGCACGTAGCCTTCGTGTTGCGGCCGGACAAGCTGGAACTCTATCTCAATGGTGAGTCTGTCGCCCAGGTAGCCGCCGTTCCGTCGGCCATGAATCCGTCGATCGTGCTGGGAGGTGCTGCGGCCGGCGGGTTCCTGACCGGCCTGCTCGATGAGGTCCAGGTTTCGAATACGGCCCGCAGCGCCGAATGGATCAAGCTGTCGGCGCGCAGCCAGAGCCAGGATTTCAGCGTCGTCAGTTTCGGCCAGGACGAAGGCAAGAGCGGCGCGGGCGAGGTGAGCTCCTTCGTGGTCATCATTCAGAACGTGACCTTGGACGGCTGGGTGGTGATCGCCCTGACCGGCGTCATGTTCGTGGTTTCGGTGCTGGTGATGATCATCAAGGCCGTGGTGATCTCCAAGATCAAGAAGGACAACAAGGCATTCCTGACCCAGTACGAAGCCTTGAGCCCCGATGCCGATCCCGGTCAACTGGATCGTGAGGAAACCGAGGACGAAAAGGAATTGGCCGATTCCGAATTCCTTTCGGCCCTGGTCGGCAAGCACGACCATTACCAGAGCTCGCCGCTTTATCACATCTACCACGCCGGTATCCGCGAGGTGAAAAAACGCCTGGGTTCCTCCTCCAGGCCACTGACCCCGGAAGCCCTTCATGTCGTGCGGGTCAAGCTGGATTCCATCGTGGTCCGCGAAAGCCAGCGCCTCAACAGCAAGATGGTGCTCCTGACCATCGCCATCGCCGGCGGGCCGTTCCTCGGCCTGCTCGGCACCGTGGTGGGCGTGATGATCACCTTCGCGGTCATCGCCGCCACCGGCGACGTGAACATCAACTCCATCGCCCCCGGCATCGCGGCCGCGCTGCTGGCGACGGTGGCAGGGCTTGCGGTCGCGATTCCCTCCCTGTTCGCCTACAACTATCTGCTGACCCAGATCAAGGACATCATCGCCGACATGCGGGTGTTCTCGGACGAGTTCCTCGCCATGCTGTCCGAGCGCGTGGCCGACCGTTACAGGGAGGCATCGTCATGA
- a CDS encoding ExbD/TolR family protein codes for MKVESEEKVYDDINITPMLDVAYVLLLIFIIMTTATVQGITVNLPKASSTPSLSKPKTKAISITQDGTIYLDTYPVSLEELETRLAQYKAATPDLPVVLKADASIQYQKVVEVLDIVTRLEISQLGLVTQKLVK; via the coding sequence ATGAAGGTCGAATCCGAAGAAAAGGTCTACGACGACATCAACATCACGCCCATGCTGGACGTGGCGTATGTGCTGCTCCTGATCTTCATCATCATGACCACGGCGACGGTGCAGGGCATCACGGTGAACCTGCCCAAGGCCAGCAGCACACCCAGCCTGTCCAAGCCCAAGACCAAGGCGATTTCCATCACCCAGGACGGCACCATCTACCTGGACACCTATCCGGTGTCGCTCGAGGAACTGGAAACCCGCCTGGCCCAGTACAAGGCGGCGACGCCGGACCTGCCCGTGGTGCTCAAGGCAGACGCCTCGATCCAGTACCAGAAGGTCGTCGAAGTGCTGGATATCGTCACCCGGCTCGAAATCAGCCAGCTGGGTCTGGTGACGCAGAAACTGGTGAAGTAG